A single window of Bradyrhizobium daqingense DNA harbors:
- a CDS encoding fumarylacetoacetate hydrolase family protein, which produces MITLTVKDLLPEDGTRGTLAGRVWLPQVNGPAVVAVRDDGVFDVTAKLPTISALCEEDNPAKALSSIKGERIGDLEAIVTNTAPDGRDPKKPWLLAPVDLQTLKAAGVTFAISMLERVIEERAKGNPASAEAIRKEVTRLIGDDLSKLKPGSDQAMHLKQVLIDQNAWSQYLEVGIGPDAEVFTKAPTMSSVGTGMDAGLHPKSTWNNPEPELVLFVSSRGKIVGGALGNDVNLRDFEGRSALLLSKAKDNNASCAIGPLLRLFDDTFTLDHARKLDISLNVKGADGFVLDGHSSISKISRDPTDLVAQTIGKIHQYPDGFVLFLGTMFAPVKDRDAPGQGFTHKRDDIVTISAPQLGKLINRMRTSDECEPWTFGIGALMKNLAQRKLI; this is translated from the coding sequence ATGATCACATTGACCGTGAAGGACCTTCTCCCCGAGGACGGAACGCGGGGAACGTTGGCCGGCCGCGTCTGGCTGCCTCAGGTGAACGGTCCGGCCGTCGTTGCTGTGCGAGACGATGGCGTTTTTGACGTCACCGCGAAGCTTCCGACCATCAGCGCGCTCTGCGAGGAAGACAATCCCGCCAAGGCGCTTAGCTCGATCAAGGGCGAGCGCATCGGCGATCTCGAGGCGATCGTCACCAACACGGCGCCCGATGGGCGCGACCCGAAAAAGCCGTGGCTGCTCGCGCCCGTCGACCTCCAGACGCTGAAGGCCGCCGGCGTCACCTTCGCCATCTCGATGCTGGAGCGGGTCATCGAGGAGAGGGCCAAGGGCAATCCGGCGTCGGCCGAGGCGATCCGCAAAGAGGTGACACGGCTGATCGGCGACGATCTGTCGAAGCTCAAGCCGGGCTCGGACCAGGCGATGCACCTGAAGCAGGTGCTGATCGATCAGAACGCCTGGAGCCAGTATCTTGAAGTCGGCATCGGCCCTGATGCCGAGGTCTTCACCAAGGCACCGACCATGTCCTCGGTCGGCACTGGCATGGACGCCGGCCTGCATCCGAAGTCGACCTGGAATAATCCCGAGCCCGAGCTCGTGCTGTTCGTCTCGAGCCGCGGCAAGATCGTCGGCGGCGCGCTCGGCAACGACGTGAACCTGCGCGACTTCGAGGGACGCTCGGCGCTGCTGCTGTCGAAAGCCAAGGACAACAATGCCTCTTGCGCGATCGGCCCGCTGCTGCGCCTGTTCGACGACACATTCACGCTCGACCACGCTCGCAAGCTGGACATCAGCCTCAACGTGAAGGGCGCGGACGGTTTCGTCCTCGACGGCCATTCCTCCATCAGCAAGATCAGCCGCGATCCGACCGATCTCGTGGCGCAGACCATTGGCAAGATCCACCAATACCCTGACGGCTTCGTACTCTTCCTTGGTACCATGTTCGCCCCCGTGAAGGATCGGGACGCGCCGGGGCAGGGCTTCACCCACAAGCGCGACGACATCGTCACGATCTCAGCGCCGCAGCTCGGCAAGCTGATCAACCGCATGCGCACCAGCGACGAGTGCGAGCCCTGGACCTTCGGCATCGGCGCGCTGATGAAGAACCTGGCCCAGCGGAAATTGATCTAG
- the ytfQ gene encoding galactofuranose ABC transporter, galactofuranose-binding protein YtfQ, translating to MTLKALFAASATAALLLALPANAAELTIGFSQIGSESGWRAAETSVSKQVAAKRKVNLKIADAQQKQENQIKAIRSFIAQNVDAIFLAPVVSTGWDSVLKEAKEAKIPVVLLDRDIDPSGKDLYLTAVTSDSVHEGAVAGDWLAKTVGTKACNIVELQGTVGASVAANRKKGFDTAIAKHPNLKVVRSQTGDFTRAKGKEVMESFIKAEGGGKSICAVYAHNDDMMVGAIQAMKEAGLKPGKEILTVSIDAVPDIFKAMAGGEANATVELTPNMAGPALDAIAAFKSKGTVPPKWIQTESKLYTAADDPQKIYDSKKGLGY from the coding sequence ATGACCCTCAAAGCCCTCTTTGCGGCCAGCGCCACGGCGGCGTTGTTGCTCGCGCTGCCGGCCAATGCGGCCGAGCTCACCATCGGCTTCTCGCAGATCGGATCGGAATCCGGCTGGCGCGCCGCCGAGACCTCGGTCTCCAAGCAGGTGGCTGCCAAGCGCAAGGTCAACCTCAAGATCGCCGACGCGCAGCAGAAGCAGGAGAACCAGATCAAAGCGATCCGCTCCTTCATCGCGCAGAACGTCGATGCGATCTTCCTTGCGCCAGTCGTTTCGACCGGCTGGGATTCGGTGCTGAAGGAAGCCAAGGAGGCTAAGATTCCGGTCGTGCTGCTCGACCGCGACATCGATCCTTCCGGCAAGGATCTCTATCTCACCGCCGTCACCTCCGACAGCGTGCATGAGGGCGCCGTCGCCGGCGACTGGCTCGCCAAGACCGTCGGGACCAAGGCCTGCAACATCGTCGAACTGCAGGGCACGGTCGGCGCCAGCGTCGCCGCCAATCGCAAGAAGGGCTTCGACACCGCGATCGCCAAGCATCCGAACCTGAAGGTGGTGCGCAGCCAGACCGGCGACTTCACCCGCGCCAAGGGCAAGGAGGTGATGGAAAGCTTCATCAAGGCCGAAGGCGGCGGCAAGTCGATCTGCGCCGTCTACGCCCACAACGACGACATGATGGTCGGCGCGATTCAGGCGATGAAGGAAGCCGGCCTCAAGCCGGGCAAGGAGATTCTCACCGTCTCGATCGACGCTGTGCCCGACATCTTCAAGGCGATGGCCGGCGGCGAGGCCAACGCAACGGTCGAGCTGACGCCGAACATGGCCGGCCCTGCGCTCGATGCTATTGCAGCCTTCAAGAGCAAGGGCACGGTTCCGCCGAAATGGATCCAGACCGAGTCCAAGCTCTACACCGCTGCCGACGATCCGCAGAAGATCTACGACAGCAAGAAGGGCCTCGGTTACTGA